Proteins encoded in a region of the Spongiibacter tropicus DSM 19543 genome:
- a CDS encoding DHA2 family efflux MFS transporter permease subunit, with protein sequence MSESTSPESVPVEGASHTGRRRALISISVMLATVMQALDTTIANVALPHMQGTVGASQEQISWVLTSYIVASAIVMPLVGFASDRLGRRRVFLWSVVGFTLTSMLCGAAQSLGQLVLFRLLQGIFGASLVPLSQAVMLDTFPKEKHGAAMAMWGMGVMLGPILGPTLGGWLTEYYSWRWVFYINLPFGILAWLGISAFVEETETDQSRRFDVLGFFLLSLAIGALQMMLDRGQSQDWLQSGEVLFELVLTVGAFYLFVCHMFTSKAPYIDPGVFRDRNFNLGLIFIFIVGIILLATMALLPPFLQNLMGYPVVDVGLILAPRGLGTMMAMVVVGRLSGRVDPRYMLFFGMLLTAFSMWEMTQFTTDVSRGAIIGTGLVQGFGLGFIFVPLTTISFSTLAPRYRNEATALYSLIRNIGSSIGISVVMAYLAQRTQINHAAFASYMTPYNQALDNAVGQGVLDVSTPAGLAMLDQAVTAQASTLAFLQDFRLMMWVVLAAIPLLLLLRPATPTTAE encoded by the coding sequence ATGAGTGAGAGTACTTCCCCCGAATCCGTTCCCGTCGAAGGCGCCTCGCATACCGGCAGGCGCCGCGCACTGATTTCCATTTCAGTGATGCTGGCAACGGTCATGCAGGCGTTGGACACGACCATTGCCAATGTGGCCCTGCCGCATATGCAGGGAACGGTGGGCGCCAGTCAGGAGCAAATTTCATGGGTGCTCACGTCCTATATCGTTGCCTCTGCGATTGTGATGCCACTGGTGGGGTTTGCTTCAGACCGCTTGGGACGTCGCCGGGTGTTTCTGTGGTCGGTAGTTGGCTTTACCCTGACCTCGATGCTCTGCGGTGCGGCCCAGAGCCTGGGGCAGCTGGTATTGTTTCGGCTGCTGCAGGGCATATTCGGTGCCAGCCTGGTGCCGCTCTCACAGGCGGTCATGCTCGATACCTTCCCCAAGGAAAAGCACGGCGCCGCGATGGCCATGTGGGGCATGGGTGTGATGCTGGGGCCGATCTTGGGGCCGACACTGGGTGGCTGGCTGACGGAATATTACAGCTGGCGCTGGGTTTTCTATATCAACCTGCCTTTCGGCATACTCGCGTGGCTGGGCATTTCGGCGTTTGTGGAAGAAACCGAAACAGACCAATCGCGACGCTTTGATGTGTTGGGCTTTTTTCTGCTCAGCCTGGCCATCGGTGCCTTGCAAATGATGCTCGATCGCGGGCAGTCTCAGGACTGGCTGCAGAGTGGTGAAGTGTTGTTTGAGCTGGTGTTGACGGTGGGCGCGTTCTACCTGTTCGTATGCCATATGTTTACCAGCAAAGCGCCCTATATTGATCCCGGTGTCTTTCGTGACCGAAATTTCAATCTTGGCCTGATTTTCATTTTTATTGTCGGCATTATCCTGTTGGCGACGATGGCGCTATTGCCTCCCTTCCTGCAAAACCTGATGGGCTATCCGGTGGTAGATGTCGGGCTGATACTGGCGCCAAGAGGCCTGGGAACCATGATGGCAATGGTGGTCGTGGGGCGGTTGTCGGGGCGTGTCGACCCTCGTTATATGCTGTTTTTCGGCATGTTGCTAACCGCCTTCTCGATGTGGGAAATGACGCAGTTCACCACGGATGTGAGTCGCGGCGCGATTATTGGAACGGGCCTGGTTCAAGGCTTTGGCCTGGGCTTTATTTTTGTACCACTGACCACGATCAGCTTTTCGACCCTGGCTCCCCGTTACCGTAATGAGGCGACGGCGCTGTACAGCTTGATTCGCAATATCGGCAGCAGTATCGGCATCTCGGTTGTGATGGCGTATTTGGCGCAGCGCACGCAGATCAATCATGCGGCTTTTGCCAGTTACATGACGCCCTACAATCAGGCGCTCGATAATGCGGTTGGACAGGGCGTATTGGATGTCAGCACGCCGGCCGGTCTGGCGATGCTGGACCAAGCGGTGACGGCGCAAGCATCGACCCTGGCATTTCTACAAGACTTTCGGCTGATGATGTGGGTAGTGCTGGCGGCCATTCCCCTATTGTTACTGCTGCGACCGGCGACACCGACAACAGCCGAGTGA
- a CDS encoding HlyD family secretion protein yields the protein MKRFVLMVVVPAVALLGGGYIYLKSGRYVETDNAYVKADKVQVSTEVAGQVNEVFVRENQSVNAGQLLFSLDPAPYRMAVNQARANLEKVRTDLLEKKAAYLKAEAMLRLAETHREFADKEQRRQQNLKNEHYTSDSDFDNAEQNRRLAEVGVEMQKAELARMAAVLGGSLESPIEDHPYYLAALAALEKAELDLAHTEIHASLDGQVSAPPKRGQYLMPGKAAMTLVASGSLWIEANYTEKELTWVRPGQPVTVELDIYPNTVWEGEVESMSPATASEFSLLPAQNATGNWVKVAQRVPVRIRINSQPGQPPLRAGLSAIPEIDTGHHHSLLGMTL from the coding sequence ATGAAACGTTTTGTTCTCATGGTGGTGGTACCTGCTGTCGCGTTGCTGGGAGGGGGCTATATCTACTTGAAAAGTGGCCGTTATGTAGAAACGGATAATGCCTACGTGAAGGCAGACAAAGTGCAGGTGAGCACCGAAGTGGCCGGGCAAGTGAACGAGGTCTTCGTCCGTGAAAATCAGTCCGTCAATGCGGGGCAGCTGCTGTTTTCCCTGGATCCGGCTCCGTATCGTATGGCCGTCAATCAGGCGCGGGCCAACCTTGAAAAGGTACGCACCGACCTGCTGGAAAAGAAAGCCGCCTATCTCAAAGCGGAGGCGATGCTGCGACTGGCTGAAACTCACCGGGAGTTTGCCGATAAAGAGCAACGTCGTCAGCAGAACCTGAAAAACGAGCATTACACCTCTGATTCGGATTTTGATAACGCCGAGCAAAACCGGCGTCTCGCGGAAGTGGGCGTTGAAATGCAGAAGGCCGAATTGGCGCGGATGGCCGCGGTACTCGGTGGTTCGCTGGAATCGCCTATCGAAGACCATCCCTACTACCTCGCTGCACTGGCCGCCTTGGAAAAAGCCGAGCTGGATCTGGCGCATACAGAAATTCATGCCTCGCTGGATGGTCAGGTCAGCGCGCCACCCAAGCGCGGGCAATATCTGATGCCCGGCAAGGCAGCGATGACACTGGTTGCCAGCGGCAGCTTGTGGATTGAAGCGAACTACACGGAGAAAGAGCTGACCTGGGTACGTCCGGGACAGCCGGTAACCGTTGAACTGGACATCTATCCGAATACTGTTTGGGAAGGAGAGGTCGAGAGCATGAGCCCTGCGACGGCTTCGGAGTTCTCCCTTCTTCCTGCACAGAACGCGACCGGAAACTGGGTAAAAGTGGCGCAGCGGGTGCCTGTGCGAATCCGTATCAACAGTCAGCCGGGGCAACCACCGCTGCGGGCCGGTTTGAGTGCGATTCCCGAGATTGATACCGGCCATCACCATTCGCTGCTGGGCATGACGCTCTGA
- a CDS encoding MarR family winged helix-turn-helix transcriptional regulator, translating into MMSEQPEPIGLIIADLARLMKRRFYDTLGENQLTMAQSRALIFVSQNEGVRQVDLAELLEVKPITLARLLDQLTEAGLVERRQDLSDRRAFRIHLTPQAQPYLDEIRAVGERVRSRALRGLSQRDAEAATKTLLQIRENLLGE; encoded by the coding sequence ATGATGAGTGAACAGCCCGAGCCGATTGGTTTGATCATTGCCGATCTGGCGCGTCTGATGAAACGTCGTTTTTACGACACGCTGGGAGAGAATCAACTCACCATGGCGCAGTCGCGGGCACTGATTTTTGTTTCCCAGAATGAGGGTGTGCGGCAGGTCGATCTGGCGGAGTTGCTGGAGGTCAAGCCGATTACCCTGGCGCGACTTCTCGATCAGCTGACCGAAGCGGGCTTGGTGGAGCGCCGTCAGGACCTCAGCGATCGCCGGGCTTTCCGCATCCATCTCACCCCCCAGGCGCAGCCCTATCTGGATGAAATCCGGGCCGTCGGTGAGCGTGTGCGCAGCCGGGCACTGCGGGGATTGAGTCAACGCGATGCAGAAGCGGCTACTAAGACGCTGCTGCAAATTCGCGAAAACCTGTTGGGCGAGTAG
- a CDS encoding DUF4870 family protein — MSEERVVTNMAKMVYILYLVSLVFGITSVVAVVIAYVNRNDAPAWLRSHYDFQIRTFWISIPFLLVGGLLSLILIGWLIILLWVVWLAVRCVKGLQVLERGQAHPDPESWGF, encoded by the coding sequence ATGAGCGAAGAACGTGTTGTTACCAACATGGCAAAAATGGTCTACATCCTCTACCTGGTGAGCCTGGTGTTTGGCATTACCTCGGTGGTGGCGGTGGTGATTGCCTACGTGAATCGCAACGACGCCCCAGCGTGGCTGCGCAGTCACTATGACTTCCAGATCCGTACTTTCTGGATCAGTATCCCCTTCTTGCTGGTAGGTGGCTTGCTCTCGCTGATCCTGATTGGCTGGTTGATTATTCTGCTGTGGGTCGTCTGGCTGGCGGTGCGCTGCGTGAAAGGTTTGCAGGTACTTGAGCGCGGTCAAGCGCACCCCGACCCCGAAAGCTGGGGTTTCTAG
- the nhaB gene encoding sodium/proton antiporter NhaB has translation MNQSFASAFYGNFLGNSPLWYKQAIIGFLVLNPILLFAFGPFVAGWALIAEFIFTLAMALKCYPLQPGGLLALEAIIIGMATPETVYMEAKNNFEVILLLVFMVAGIYFMKNLLLFVFTKILLGVRSKIALSLMFSGMAALLSAFLDALTVTAVLITVGVGFYAVYHRVASGGHHSHTDHDHNEDAGVKDDARHDLEQFRAFLRSLLMHGAVGTALGGVCTLVGEPQNLLIAEKMGWEFSHFFIMMAPVSMPVLLMGWLTCIVLEMTGFFDYGAKLPDSVRSVLEDYANDQDAKRGRAEKAELIVQGVVAVFLVAGLALHLAPVGLIGLTIIVLQTAFNGVTDEHRIGHAFEEALPFTALLVVFFSVVGVIHEQHLFAPIIEHVLALEGHMRTVMFFVANGLLSVISDNVFVATVYINEVKAAFDAGNLTHQELEHLAVAINTGTNIPSVGTPNGQAAFLFLLTSALAPLIRLSYGKMVWMALPYTIVMSGTAVSCVWLFI, from the coding sequence ATGAATCAAAGCTTTGCGAGCGCCTTCTATGGCAATTTTCTGGGAAATTCCCCGCTCTGGTATAAACAGGCCATTATCGGCTTTCTCGTTCTTAATCCTATTCTGCTCTTTGCCTTCGGCCCTTTTGTTGCCGGATGGGCGCTGATCGCCGAGTTTATTTTTACCCTGGCTATGGCGCTCAAATGCTACCCCTTGCAACCGGGCGGCTTGCTGGCGCTGGAAGCCATCATTATTGGTATGGCGACACCGGAAACGGTGTATATGGAAGCCAAGAACAACTTTGAAGTTATCCTGCTGCTGGTCTTTATGGTCGCGGGCATCTACTTCATGAAGAACCTTCTGTTGTTTGTCTTCACCAAGATTCTGCTGGGTGTCCGCTCTAAGATTGCACTGTCACTCATGTTTTCTGGAATGGCTGCACTGTTAAGTGCTTTTCTTGATGCACTGACCGTCACGGCGGTATTGATTACCGTCGGCGTGGGGTTTTACGCGGTCTACCACCGAGTGGCCTCCGGGGGGCATCACTCCCATACCGATCACGACCACAATGAAGATGCCGGTGTGAAGGATGATGCTCGCCATGATCTGGAGCAGTTCCGCGCGTTTCTGCGCAGCCTGCTGATGCACGGCGCCGTAGGGACCGCCTTGGGGGGTGTCTGCACTCTGGTCGGCGAGCCGCAGAATCTGCTGATCGCCGAGAAAATGGGCTGGGAGTTTTCGCACTTCTTCATCATGATGGCACCGGTGAGTATGCCGGTATTGCTGATGGGATGGCTCACCTGCATCGTGCTGGAAATGACGGGCTTCTTCGATTACGGCGCGAAACTGCCGGATTCGGTGCGTAGCGTACTCGAAGACTATGCCAATGATCAGGATGCCAAGCGTGGTCGCGCCGAAAAAGCGGAGCTGATAGTGCAGGGTGTTGTAGCCGTGTTTCTGGTGGCCGGTCTGGCGCTGCATCTGGCGCCGGTGGGCCTGATTGGTCTGACCATTATTGTGCTGCAAACGGCATTCAACGGTGTGACTGACGAGCACCGGATTGGTCATGCCTTTGAAGAGGCTCTGCCGTTTACCGCGCTGTTGGTGGTGTTCTTCTCCGTCGTTGGGGTGATCCACGAGCAGCATTTGTTCGCGCCGATTATCGAGCATGTGCTGGCCTTGGAAGGCCATATGCGCACTGTCATGTTCTTTGTTGCGAACGGCCTGTTGAGCGTGATTTCCGACAACGTCTTTGTGGCGACGGTTTATATCAACGAAGTGAAGGCGGCGTTTGATGCTGGAAACCTGACGCATCAGGAGTTGGAGCATCTGGCGGTGGCGATCAATACCGGCACCAATATCCCGAGTGTAGGCACGCCAAACGGCCAGGCGGCGTTCCTGTTCCTGCTGACCTCCGCGCTGGCGCCACTCATTCGTCTGTCTTACGGTAAAATGGTGTGGATGGCCTTACCCTATACCATCGTGATGAGTGGTACTGCAGTCAGTTGCGTATGGCTGTTTATCTGA
- a CDS encoding fatty acyl-CoA reductase has translation MREFNSEPSTTVTALRGKRILITGASGFLGKVVLEKLLRSVPDVEAVYLLMRGNRHHRDARSRFEAEVATSSIFDTLRTERGEWFEQFCQQRLHCITGEVTEPRFGLSRAAFNTLAGEVDAVINSAASVNFREELDRALEINTLSLDNIVELCEAAGGVPLIQVSTCYVNGLNRGDMREENVSPAGMDNLPQHARGYYESFGLVESLLEKIEGLKENYEGRALKAQLVELGIRESQAAGWNDTYTFTKWLGEQRLMRALRDYPLTIVRPSIIESTLQEPCPGWIEGVKVADAILLAYARGKVAFFPGKRSGVIDVIPADLVANAVLLSLAEQFREPGQHRIYQCCSGGSNPLTMGQFIDHLMSEAKENHRDYDKLFSDAPSRRFVAVDKRLFTVVASGLRFALIVLSSLLSRFGRRRKLRARRNLDAAMELSAIFSFYAQPSYIFHNDKLMAMYRSLPESDQALFPVDARAIDWQHYIRKVHIAGLNRYALKGSGRVADSRAVAAAGQAIAAQQQTEAEPL, from the coding sequence ATGCGAGAGTTCAATTCAGAGCCATCGACAACCGTTACGGCGCTGCGTGGCAAACGTATTCTGATAACCGGTGCCAGTGGGTTTCTCGGCAAGGTGGTACTGGAAAAGCTGCTTCGCAGTGTGCCAGATGTGGAGGCGGTTTATCTGTTGATGCGGGGGAATCGCCATCACCGGGATGCCCGCAGCCGTTTCGAAGCCGAGGTCGCCACATCGTCGATTTTTGATACATTGCGGACCGAGCGCGGCGAGTGGTTTGAGCAATTTTGCCAACAGCGCCTGCACTGTATTACCGGCGAAGTCACCGAACCGCGATTTGGGCTGTCTCGCGCGGCCTTTAACACGCTGGCGGGGGAAGTGGATGCTGTGATCAATTCCGCGGCCAGCGTTAATTTCAGGGAAGAGCTGGACCGTGCGCTTGAGATCAATACCCTCTCGCTGGATAACATCGTCGAGCTGTGCGAGGCGGCAGGCGGCGTACCTCTCATTCAAGTTTCCACCTGTTATGTGAACGGACTTAACCGGGGAGATATGCGTGAGGAAAATGTCAGCCCGGCGGGGATGGATAATTTGCCCCAGCACGCGCGCGGCTACTACGAAAGCTTTGGCCTGGTGGAATCCTTGCTCGAGAAAATCGAGGGGCTGAAGGAAAATTATGAGGGGCGCGCCCTGAAGGCCCAGTTAGTGGAGCTGGGTATTCGCGAGTCCCAAGCTGCGGGATGGAACGACACCTATACCTTTACTAAATGGTTGGGCGAGCAGCGCTTGATGCGGGCGCTGCGGGATTATCCACTGACGATTGTGCGGCCCTCCATTATTGAGAGTACCCTTCAGGAACCCTGTCCGGGGTGGATTGAGGGCGTGAAGGTCGCCGATGCGATTTTGCTGGCCTATGCCCGAGGCAAAGTCGCTTTCTTTCCCGGCAAGCGCAGCGGGGTCATCGATGTTATCCCCGCCGATTTGGTTGCGAATGCGGTGTTGTTATCACTGGCCGAGCAGTTCCGTGAACCTGGGCAACACCGTATTTATCAATGCTGCAGTGGCGGCAGCAACCCCTTGACCATGGGTCAGTTCATCGACCATTTGATGAGCGAGGCCAAGGAAAATCACCGCGACTATGACAAGCTGTTCAGCGATGCTCCCAGTCGGCGTTTCGTGGCGGTGGATAAGCGCTTGTTTACTGTGGTTGCCTCCGGCTTGCGTTTTGCACTGATTGTCTTGAGTTCACTGCTGAGCCGCTTTGGCCGCCGTCGCAAACTGCGTGCCCGACGAAATTTGGATGCCGCCATGGAGTTGTCGGCAATTTTCTCCTTTTATGCGCAGCCCAGTTATATCTTTCACAACGACAAGTTAATGGCCATGTACCGCTCGCTGCCGGAGAGCGACCAAGCGCTGTTCCCGGTCGATGCTCGGGCCATTGACTGGCAACACTACATACGCAAAGTCCATATAGCCGGGCTCAATCGCTATGCCTTAAAAGGCAGTGGCCGGGTCGCTGACAGTCGTGCTGTCGCCGCGGCGGGACAGGCGATTGCCGCGCAGCAGCAAACCGAAGCGGAACCGTTATAA
- a CDS encoding glutathione S-transferase family protein, producing MGLLVNGKWQDRWYDTDSSDGKFERESAQFRHQIGDKDFPVEADRYHLYVSLACPWAHRTLIFRKLKKLESLISVSVVSPIMLEQGWSFEQNEGSSGDPLYGMAHLHELYTRDTADYTGRVTVPVLWDKKQQRIVNNESADIIRQFNTAFDGLTGDTQNFYPAALHSDIESINEQVYHGVNNGVYRCGFATTQAAYDEAYQQLFATLDALEARLSGQAFLAGEQVTEADWRLFTTLIRFDAVYHGHFKCNRQRMEDFPSLSNYLRQLYQWPGIAETVDFSHIKRHYYISHTMINPTQVVPDGPAIDYNRPHNRR from the coding sequence ATGGGTTTACTGGTAAACGGCAAATGGCAGGACCGCTGGTATGACACCGACAGCAGCGACGGAAAATTCGAACGAGAAAGCGCCCAGTTCCGCCATCAGATCGGCGACAAGGACTTCCCTGTTGAGGCCGATCGCTACCACCTTTATGTCTCGCTGGCCTGCCCCTGGGCACACCGCACGCTGATTTTCCGCAAACTGAAAAAGCTCGAGTCCCTTATCAGTGTTTCGGTGGTCAGCCCGATCATGCTGGAACAGGGCTGGTCGTTTGAGCAGAATGAAGGCAGTAGCGGGGACCCGCTTTATGGCATGGCGCATCTGCACGAGCTGTACACTCGCGATACCGCCGACTACACCGGCCGTGTCACTGTCCCTGTACTATGGGACAAAAAACAGCAGCGGATTGTTAACAATGAGTCGGCGGACATTATCCGGCAGTTCAACACCGCGTTTGACGGGCTGACCGGCGATACTCAGAATTTCTACCCGGCTGCGCTGCACAGCGACATCGAGAGCATTAACGAGCAGGTTTATCACGGTGTGAACAACGGCGTTTACCGCTGCGGTTTTGCCACCACGCAAGCCGCTTATGATGAGGCCTATCAACAACTGTTTGCGACACTGGATGCACTCGAAGCGCGACTCTCAGGTCAGGCATTTTTGGCAGGCGAACAGGTGACTGAAGCAGATTGGCGGCTGTTCACAACACTGATCCGCTTTGATGCGGTATATCACGGACACTTCAAATGTAACCGTCAGCGCATGGAGGATTTCCCGTCGCTGTCCAACTACCTTCGCCAGCTTTACCAATGGCCGGGTATTGCTGAGACCGTGGATTTTTCGCACATCAAACGGCACTATTACATCAGCCATACAATGATTAACCCAACACAAGTGGTGCCTGATGGTCCGGCGATCGACTATAACCGGCCTCACAACCGCCGCTAA
- the arfB gene encoding alternative ribosome rescue aminoacyl-tRNA hydrolase ArfB, protein MLEISNAVQLPLHEIEINAIRAQGAGGQNVNKVSSAIHLRFDIQASSLPAFYKEQLLALRDQRISKEGVIVIKAQQFRTQEQNREDALNRLQALIRSVAVSRKARRPTKPSKSARAKRMDSKTKRGNIKALRGKVDH, encoded by the coding sequence ATGCTGGAAATCTCTAACGCCGTTCAACTGCCGCTTCACGAAATCGAGATCAATGCGATTCGCGCCCAAGGCGCGGGCGGCCAGAACGTCAACAAGGTCTCCTCGGCCATCCATCTGCGCTTTGATATTCAGGCCTCATCGCTACCTGCCTTTTACAAGGAACAGCTGCTCGCCCTGCGCGATCAGCGCATCAGCAAGGAGGGGGTGATTGTGATCAAGGCGCAGCAGTTTCGCACTCAGGAGCAGAACCGGGAAGATGCGTTGAACCGGCTGCAGGCGCTCATCCGCAGCGTAGCGGTCAGCCGCAAAGCGCGACGCCCCACCAAGCCCAGCAAAAGTGCCCGCGCCAAGCGCATGGACAGCAAAACCAAACGCGGTAACATCAAGGCCTTGCGCGGCAAGGTCGACCACTAA
- a CDS encoding VOC family protein: MKAKISLITLGVDDLARAQRFYRDGLGLPEHQFDAEGVVFFEMEGAWLSLFPREELAADIGLPSAKPGGFSGITLAHNVASKAEVDAVLEQAVNAGATLIKAAQEVFWGGYSGYFQDTEGHYWEVAYNPFQDLT, translated from the coding sequence GTGAAAGCTAAAATCAGCCTGATTACGCTGGGGGTTGATGACCTCGCCCGAGCGCAGCGTTTTTACCGGGATGGCTTGGGACTGCCTGAGCATCAGTTTGACGCGGAAGGCGTGGTGTTCTTTGAGATGGAGGGGGCTTGGTTGTCGCTGTTTCCGCGTGAAGAGCTGGCCGCTGACATTGGTCTGCCATCGGCGAAGCCCGGTGGTTTTAGCGGTATTACGCTGGCGCATAATGTGGCGAGCAAAGCCGAGGTCGATGCGGTGCTGGAGCAGGCCGTAAACGCCGGGGCAACCCTGATCAAGGCGGCACAGGAGGTCTTCTGGGGCGGATATTCCGGGTATTTCCAAGATACCGAAGGTCACTATTGGGAAGTTGCCTACAATCCGTTTCAGGATTTGACCTAG
- a CDS encoding O-acetylhomoserine aminocarboxypropyltransferase/cysteine synthase family protein → MKLESIALHQGYKSEETTKAAAVPIYQTTSYTFDDTQHGADLFDLKVPGNIYTRIMNPTTAVLEERIAAMEGGIAALGVASGMAAITYALQAICAVGDNIVSTSQLYGGTYNLFAHSLPRQGIETRMVSHDDFDGFENAIDDNTKAVFCESIGNPAGNVVDIARLADIAHKHGVPLIVDNTVATPFLCRPFELGADIVVHSLTKYIGGHGTSIGGAIVDSGKFDWVANKARFPILNEPDPSYHGVVYTEALGPAAFIGRCRVAPLRNTGAALSPMNAFQIMQGLETLGLRMERHCENAEKLAAYLQQHDKVEWVNYAALPDSPYHETCQKITGGKASGILSFGITGGKEAGARFIDALQMILRLVNIGDAKSLACHPATTTHRQLNDAELAAAGVSADLIRISVGIEHIDDIIADVSQALDKA, encoded by the coding sequence ATGAAGCTGGAATCCATCGCCCTGCACCAGGGCTACAAGTCAGAAGAAACCACCAAAGCGGCCGCGGTGCCGATTTACCAGACCACCTCATACACCTTCGATGACACCCAGCACGGTGCCGACCTGTTCGATCTGAAAGTGCCGGGTAATATCTATACCCGCATCATGAACCCGACTACCGCTGTGCTTGAAGAACGTATCGCGGCTATGGAGGGCGGTATTGCTGCGTTGGGTGTCGCGTCGGGTATGGCCGCCATCACCTATGCCTTGCAGGCCATCTGCGCAGTGGGTGACAACATTGTCAGTACCAGCCAGCTTTACGGTGGCACGTACAATCTCTTTGCCCACTCTCTGCCGCGCCAGGGTATTGAAACGCGAATGGTCAGCCACGATGATTTCGACGGCTTTGAAAATGCCATCGATGACAATACCAAGGCGGTATTTTGCGAGTCCATCGGCAACCCCGCTGGCAATGTGGTGGATATTGCCCGCTTGGCAGATATCGCCCATAAACACGGCGTGCCGCTGATTGTTGATAACACCGTGGCTACACCGTTCCTGTGTCGTCCCTTTGAGTTGGGCGCCGATATTGTGGTGCACTCGCTGACTAAATATATCGGCGGCCACGGCACCTCGATTGGTGGCGCGATTGTCGACTCCGGCAAGTTTGACTGGGTCGCCAACAAGGCTCGGTTCCCGATTCTGAATGAACCTGATCCCTCCTACCACGGCGTGGTGTACACCGAGGCATTGGGTCCTGCGGCCTTTATCGGTCGCTGCAGAGTGGCGCCGCTGCGTAACACCGGTGCCGCGTTGTCGCCGATGAATGCCTTCCAGATTATGCAAGGTCTCGAAACACTGGGACTGCGCATGGAGCGTCACTGCGAAAATGCTGAAAAGCTGGCGGCTTACCTCCAGCAGCACGACAAGGTCGAGTGGGTAAATTACGCGGCACTGCCCGACAGCCCCTACCACGAAACCTGTCAGAAAATTACCGGCGGCAAAGCCTCGGGCATCCTCAGTTTTGGTATTACCGGGGGCAAAGAAGCCGGAGCCCGCTTTATCGATGCGCTGCAGATGATCCTGCGTCTGGTGAATATCGGTGATGCGAAATCACTGGCCTGCCACCCGGCAACCACTACCCACCGTCAGCTCAACGATGCCGAGCTGGCGGCGGCGGGGGTCAGCGCAGACCTCATCCGGATTTCGGTGGGGATCGAACATATCGACGACATTATTGCCGATGTCAGTCAGGCGCTCGATAAGGCCTGA
- a CDS encoding phytanoyl-CoA dioxygenase family protein: protein MFEVHQAVNPEYERDGYLRVAGAFSSAEIAQLNTLLSAYYSAWIETNEEAFRLGAINAAYLTAPDILSPSQRETLFQFLGSRALMAQVNAVFDSAPCFMNTQLFFDPADPAQANYWHRDPQYHLDECQQRAALTGPEVVHFRIATKHESGIELVPGSHRRWDTPQQWSVRMGLAGRQPADDLPGSKRIALEPGDLLIFSANMLHRGLYGGQRLALDVLFCDPDPSLLEFLSRHCLPGPEAIAKMDMPSAFLNTLALMADNHN from the coding sequence ATGTTCGAGGTACATCAAGCCGTGAATCCTGAGTACGAGCGCGATGGTTATTTACGGGTTGCTGGCGCTTTTTCGTCGGCGGAAATTGCCCAGCTAAACACGCTGTTGAGCGCGTATTACTCCGCATGGATCGAGACCAATGAGGAGGCGTTCCGGCTTGGGGCGATCAACGCGGCTTACCTGACCGCGCCGGATATACTCAGTCCGTCACAGCGAGAAACCCTGTTTCAATTTTTGGGTTCTCGTGCATTGATGGCCCAGGTCAATGCGGTCTTTGACTCAGCGCCATGCTTCATGAATACCCAACTGTTTTTCGATCCTGCGGACCCGGCTCAGGCAAATTACTGGCATCGCGATCCTCAATACCACCTCGATGAATGCCAGCAGCGTGCAGCGTTAACAGGGCCTGAGGTCGTGCATTTCCGCATCGCGACAAAACACGAGTCGGGTATCGAGCTGGTGCCTGGCAGTCACCGTCGCTGGGATACGCCCCAGCAGTGGTCGGTGCGAATGGGGCTGGCGGGGCGGCAACCGGCGGATGATTTGCCGGGAAGCAAGAGGATTGCCCTGGAGCCCGGAGATCTGCTGATTTTCTCCGCCAATATGCTGCATCGAGGGCTTTACGGTGGCCAGCGCCTGGCATTGGATGTGCTGTTTTGTGATCCCGACCCAAGTCTACTAGAATTCCTCAGCCGCCATTGCCTGCCTGGCCCGGAGGCCATTGCCAAAATGGATATGCCATCCGCGTTTCTGAATACACTGGCGTTGATGGCAGATAATCACAATTAG